Proteins from a genomic interval of Desulfovibrio piger:
- a CDS encoding formate--tetrahydrofolate ligase has protein sequence MALDPTKHPDWQIAQDAEKSMKTVETLAAELGLEKDELLPYGHYMGKIEQQAVLRRLADRPNGKYVDVTAITPTPLGEGKSTTTIGLVQGLSKRGVKTTAAIRQPSGGPTMGMKGSAAGGGLAQCIPLTPYSLNFTGDIHAITSAHNLAMVALTSRMQHERNYDDEKLERLSGMRRLNIDPTRVGMGWAMDFCCQALRNVIIGIEGDGRRNDGFMMRSRFDITAASEIMSIMSLARDLPDLRKRLSRVVLAFDRAGNPVTTADLEVDGAMMAWLLEASKPNLIQTIEGQPVLVHAGPFGNIALGQSSIIADRVALKLSDIHVTESGFGSEIGYEKFWNVKCHMSGLKPDAAVIVATVRALKNHGGAQPPMPGRPLPEPYTREDVGLVEAGCVNLLRHIGIVRRSGVSPVVCINAFATDSKNEIAAIRRICEEAGARVALSEHWLKGGDGALELADAVMDACNEPNNFAPLYDWSMPFEQRIETIAKEVYGADGVEFSSLAKQRIKELQARPDAEELGICMVKTQYSLSDNPALKGAPTGWRLHVRDCLFYGGAGLVVPVAGDISLMPGTGSRPAFRNVDVDLESGQVTGLF, from the coding sequence ATGGCTCTTGATCCCACCAAGCACCCTGACTGGCAGATCGCCCAGGATGCCGAAAAATCTATGAAAACTGTGGAAACCCTGGCTGCCGAGCTGGGGCTTGAGAAGGACGAGCTGCTGCCTTACGGCCACTACATGGGCAAGATCGAGCAACAGGCGGTGCTGCGCCGTCTGGCTGACAGGCCCAATGGCAAATATGTGGACGTGACCGCCATCACGCCGACCCCGCTGGGCGAAGGCAAGTCCACCACTACCATCGGTCTGGTGCAGGGCCTCTCCAAGCGTGGTGTCAAAACCACGGCGGCCATCCGCCAGCCTTCGGGCGGCCCCACCATGGGCATGAAGGGCTCCGCTGCGGGCGGCGGTCTGGCCCAGTGCATCCCGCTGACCCCGTATTCCCTGAATTTCACCGGCGACATCCACGCCATCACCTCGGCCCACAACCTGGCCATGGTGGCCCTGACCTCGCGCATGCAGCACGAGCGCAACTATGACGACGAAAAGCTGGAACGCCTGTCCGGCATGCGCCGCCTCAACATCGATCCCACCCGCGTGGGCATGGGCTGGGCCATGGACTTCTGCTGTCAGGCCCTGCGCAACGTCATCATCGGCATCGAAGGCGACGGCCGCCGCAACGACGGTTTCATGATGCGTTCGCGCTTCGACATCACGGCCGCCTCGGAGATCATGTCCATCATGTCCCTGGCCCGCGACCTGCCCGACCTGCGCAAGCGTCTGTCGCGCGTGGTGCTGGCTTTTGACCGCGCCGGCAACCCCGTGACCACCGCCGACCTGGAAGTGGACGGCGCCATGATGGCCTGGCTGCTGGAAGCCAGCAAACCCAACCTGATCCAGACCATCGAAGGCCAGCCCGTGCTGGTGCACGCCGGTCCCTTCGGCAACATCGCCCTGGGCCAGAGCTCCATCATCGCCGACCGCGTGGCCCTCAAGCTCAGCGACATCCATGTGACGGAATCCGGCTTCGGTTCCGAGATCGGTTACGAAAAGTTCTGGAACGTCAAGTGTCACATGAGCGGCCTCAAGCCCGATGCCGCCGTCATCGTGGCCACGGTGCGCGCCCTCAAGAACCACGGCGGCGCCCAGCCGCCCATGCCCGGCCGTCCGCTGCCCGAACCCTACACCCGCGAAGACGTGGGCCTGGTGGAAGCCGGCTGCGTGAACCTGCTGCGCCACATCGGCATCGTGCGCCGTTCCGGCGTGTCGCCCGTGGTCTGCATCAACGCCTTTGCCACCGACAGCAAGAACGAGATCGCCGCCATCCGCCGCATCTGTGAAGAAGCCGGTGCGCGCGTGGCCCTGTCCGAGCATTGGCTCAAGGGCGGCGACGGTGCCCTTGAACTGGCCGATGCCGTCATGGACGCCTGCAACGAGCCCAACAACTTCGCTCCCCTGTACGACTGGTCCATGCCCTTCGAGCAGCGCATCGAGACCATCGCCAAGGAAGTCTACGGCGCCGACGGCGTGGAATTCTCCTCGCTGGCCAAGCAGCGCATCAAGGAACTGCAGGCCCGTCCCGACGCCGAAGAACTGGGCATCTGCATGGTCAAGACCCAGTACTCCCTGTCCGACAATCCGGCCCTCAAGGGTGCGCCCACGGGCTGGCGCCTGCATGTGCGCGACTGCCTGTTCTACGGCGGTGCGGGCCTGGTGGTGCCGGTGGCCGGCGACATCAGCCTCATGCCCGGTACGGGTTCGCGTCCTGCCTTCCGCAATGTGGACGTGGATCTGGAATCCGGCCAGGTGACCGGCCTGTTCTAG